The region AAGCTCTATATGGGCGCCCCCCACCAAACATTCATTCATATATTACAGGAACATCTCATATTACAGGGGTGGATGAACTCCTTTCACAGAGACTGAGCATGCTGAATATCATCAAAGAAAACCTTACCAAAGCACAGCTTCATATGCGTTCCCAAGCTGACTCGCATAGGCAAGAGCGAACATTTACGGAAGGAGAGTGGGTATGGCTGAAGCTACAACCTTATCGCCAATCGTCACTCCGGGATCGGACATCTCCCAAATTGGCTAAACGATTCTTTGGCCCATACCAAATCAAAAGAGTAATTGGTACAATTGCTTATGAATTGATGTTGCCACCGAAATCTCGCGTACACCCCGTTTTCCATGTTTCCAAACTGAAGTCGTTTCATGGTTCCCCTCCTCTCAACACACCATCGCTCGATATTGCTGTTACGGGAACAATGGTTCAATTACAACCATCCCAGGTTTTGGGACGTCGTACCATTCATTCTCCAATCGGTCCTATTACTCAACTTCTGGTTCAGTGGGTCGGATTACCCGCTCTAGAGGCAACATGGGAAGATTACACCACTTTGGTCCAAAACTACCCAAACCTGAACCTTGAGGACAAGGTTCTCTCTGATGGGGTTGACAATGATACAAATCTGCAAGGCCCAATATCTACGATTGGACCCAATGACAGTGGGCCTCAGTCCACTAGGGGGAAAAGAGTTAGAAAAGAGCCCAAATGGTTGGAAGAATACTCTAGGAAATGAATTGATGACAGCCCATGAAGTTAGCTAGGAATATTCTAGAGAATTGTAACTCAAAGTACTATTCTTAGCTGTAGCCACCTTGCATTAAGGATCttatccttttattttgtttttatctAAATTAAAGGATTTGTGTACACCTGTAGCAAGATCCACTATTGTAGCAAATCAAGGCTTTTTAAATAGTCATCTTGAATGAAATGAAAAGGCAATGAATTACAACCTTACAAAATTATTCTTTTTCCCTTTAAAATTTTGTTATACTCGAAATAATAACTTTATTTGATACCTAGGACCCTATCAGAACATCATTCATAATATAGTAATATAGTAGTTAGGTGTATTTTGCATAGAGATTTAAAAAGCCATGTAAATGCAAGTGCTCGATTATGATTCTTTCTTGACTTGGATTCTTTGGAATGGTGTTTATTAACTGTTTGAAAATGAAATATATTGcttttattaataaataaaaagtaaataataaaaatagtaTGATTCTTGTTTTTCATTGAACATTTTACACTTCAATGTAATTAAATAAAATGATTAGGGTAATGTTTAGACTGGAAATTTAAAGTTGTTCGATTTAAATATTTAACGTGTAATTTTTTATGTACTTGAAAATTATTTGAACTGTATTTTATTACAAAAAATATTGATTAAAAAAATATTGTCTCTTATTTTTTATGAATCAATGACaattatttttctcatttttaaaataaatttttgtCTAATATTTTTTATATCAATCAATGATAAATATTGAATTTGTATTTTGTTATACATCAATAATAAATATGCGTAGTGTGTTTTTTCTTATAATTTCCAACAAAAAAATATTTGTCACATGTTAATTTATTTTTCGATGATAAATATTTATCATATATAATTTTATATATACCAAGAAAAATATATATGTTATGTGTTTTATTTTATGTATTAGTGATGAATATATATTTTATGTTTTGTTTAATTATCAATGACaaatattttgtttatattttgtTTTCATGAACAAAATATAATAAGTGAATGAAACTTGCTTTTGTGAAGAGAGATTatcttttttttaaaatatttatcaAAGAAAAAAAGTTTTATCACATATTTTTGTGTTGATAAACGATAAAcatttattttgtattttttttaattattttcatttatgtggatgataataataaaatgatttaattgaaatacactgacagtgcaaaaaaaaaattacattgtcagttaatcatagtcgttggatgttgaaacaaatttgacttttattttaaaaatctataaagtaatgcaaacgggtgatggtgatgaatcgattGTATAAAATATTTTACACTGAGAATacatagtaattaatctcataaTAAAATACTAACTTATTTAATTCTTTGGTAGTCAATATTTATTATATGTTTGATTTACTTAAACCAATATATCATAATTACTCTAAAATTTATTTAGAATATTTAAAAATACTAAATTTAATTGGTTTACCAGTGATAAACATTTGTTTTGCTTGTAAATTGTAAGCTTCAACAATATTTTAGAGATTTATTTATAGAATACAACGTTAGATAATTGAAGTGTGATATTTATTTAGTAATTTTGACTACGGTTTAAGTCCTCCTATTTTATTTCACTTACGAAATTAGTATacattttaaaattatttaattttgGTCTTCTCTTTTTTTTATAGAAAGAAAGGACGCAAGACCCAAATAAAGAGAAACTAGGTGACAAACCTCAAAGACAACCTAGATCAATATATCCTAAACAAACGCCTCAAAAAAAGAGGACACTCATCAAATCAGAAAAAATCAATAGAACTGGACATGCCAACTTAGCAAGATAATCAACACATTGATTAGCCTCTATAAAAATATGATGAAATTGAACTTCTTCAAAATGGGGAAAAAGAAGAAAGATATGTCTAATCAAATTCGAGCCTTGCTTGAGCACCCAAGGTGACCCTTGAAGAGCATCCACCACCGATTTATTATCAACTTGGACAATGACATTTTTGAACCCATGTTTCCAAGCTAACTCCAAACCCAACATCACGTCCCATAATTCTGCAGCAAGACTATTGCAATCCCCAATATATTTGTGAAAATCGCCAAGCCAACACCTTGATTGTTACGATAGAGACCCGCACAAGAAGCACCAACTCCCCTCTTAAAAGCCCCATCCAAATTTAGACATACCCAACCAAAAGGACGAGGTCTCTAGTGCACTAAAATATGATTTCTAGATATAGGTTGTACTTTGAGAGAAAGATGATTGTTGTCCCGGAATAGGAGAACAATATGCTGAACCTCAAGACTAAGATTATGAGACATGATGAAACGGGGATCATGAATCTACTTATTCCGCCAAATCTAGAGTTGGTGGCAGCCGAAAGCCCAAAGATCCGATCAATCAACATTTTTGAAGTGAGAGGGATGAGAAATGTTGGAATTAGTCCAGTCCatcaaagaagaagtgaagaAAAGATCTTGATTATGATGATTAACAAGCTGAGACCAAAATCTCCTGGGATAAGTACAGTCACACAGAGCATGAAGGATAGTTTCCGAAGACATACCACACATATCACAAGCATCACTATGCAACTGAACACGATTAAGATAAGAGTTAGTAATGATACCATTGTGATAGATTTTCCAGATGAAGTTCCGAATTTGCCTAGGAACCTTAAGCTTCCAAATAGAATTTCAAATAAGATTGGGAACATCTTCCGAACCTTGGTTTAGAAGCCCATACATGCTAGAAATAGAGAAAATCCAAGAATTTATACCACTCCAAATGCAGCAGTCAGAAAAAGAAGTAGATGGAGAAGGATGGGGAATAACACAAATCTTATTAGAAATGTAAGAGGGGAAATTCTGCTAATCAAAGTCCTGTTCCAAGTACCATTAGAATTCAGTAAATTTTCCATAGAGGAAGCCTTCGATTACGGTCCAGATGAGTGTTAGAAAGTGAAgttctggtatcagatatgagatgtcgaatgtAATGTCATGACAATAATATCTGAATAACAAgtaaaatataaacaggataaaaacaaGGAAGCAATTGAACAAGCGACACAAGCAATTtttaacccagttcagtgcaaactcacctacgtctgggggctaccaagccaggaaggaaatccactaaacataattagttcaaagactctcagtaaacaacttcaagttacagtcttttcacctaatatctacccgtgtgacttctatctaagaactcttagatatgagaccctactcactccccctcaatcacagcagtgatataaaaacaaatacaaaagaaagaagacactcttcaaagacacatacttgatcttgcttaaaagcttcaaccaagtaaatAAACACTCGTGtttcaaagcttagagtggacaaattacaacacaaaagtcagtccaattcaaacatcaataagatgaatgaatggctcacaatacacaagcttACACAAtactaaaaccctaaaactctctcactcTTTCGTTCGTTTCTTGTATGTCTAAAACAGGGTTTACAAAGTCTTTATGTAGAAGCTTTctgaatgggcctgggcagcatgGAGCCCTAATTCTATTTAATGTATATTCCCTAAGAAATAGCAACTAATCATTCCTTTTATGGAAAAAGAACGTTCTGattttaaatagaattactccttgaataacgcatgcaatctccacataagcacacatagatttgcatgaaaagcgcaacaacaaaacacataacattcagactaaATATTCTGTATGCACGTttcttaacatcgggtctgacatcttagctaaCTCCTGGacaaccatatttaaacaacctgcaggaagctgatatcacatgtcaagacaacacgcgtaacatcttgtgataacactaagttttaccaaaattgatgccaacacatagaaccaacaaacttcccctttggcaaattttggctaaaacatacattAGATCATATGTTTCACAAGAAATCAATCAGAGTATCAGTTATGcagcagaagtaaacatacacacattactagcaaaaatagcaactagtaaacacacatgcgcttgtaCTCAGAACACACCACCTTCCCCTTCAGCTAGTCCACACCAAGCACCAATCTtattcacacaaacaaaacactTCTCCCTCTTTGTATCAAACATAACATTAAACATCATCTATAGATAAACCTACTCTATCAAACATCAGCTATGGCTATAGCtacacttctccccctttttagccaaaagagaccaaagagacaaaataaatgtctattcagTCATAAACCAAAATGTCAAAAGTTAAGGGTTACACAACCAAGTATATAAACAGCTTTAAGCAAGCTGAGATACAAACCAACAAAACATCAAAACAGCAGAATATAACTGCCAAAATCAAGAAAATCCATCAAAACACAACAAAAATTATCACATCAATGAGGGCCAAATTCAAAGGAGCTAATCATaggagcttgagcttgcagcttCATCAGCATCAGAAATAGAATTGCCACTTGTCTCATAATTAGTTGCAGgcctctcactagaggtgtgggcttcaacttccttagcatgttcaatattctcaccttcagcttgctccaagcttgcaatcaggGCTTCCAATGATTCTTTCCTAgttgttgctacccttatcccttcacCCAGCTCTTTACAAGTCTCCTTCAGCTCAGCAATAGTTCCAACTTTTGAGGCTGACTTTTtcatagcagatgtcatgacaatgtcttcgacatgactgccttcaaacagtTTATAGTGCACTGATAgagcaggttttcttctacttggTAAGTCATTAGAACTCAGAATGCCAGGGTGTTGAttcaggataatcccacaaatcatagagggaaaggcaatagGCAGCTTAACTGCGTTAGTAGACGCATGCTTGAtgatttgttcaaacataaatctaccatagtcaaaattcagtttggttccaacaacaaagataaatcttccaagggtattataaattgtgaaaatgtggttggtaggcacccaatttgcagatcctattttatgcaatataGCATACTTTACAATCAACTTCCcagcaggaagatgctttttaataGGCCATCCTTTCACCTGCCTTACTGTAATTTCTCTACATACCTCGTTGTCTGTAGCTTCCAATTAACTTGTACCCTCAACTCTTCTTCCCATAAAATTGTTAATAACAGTGGGAGAGAAAGTGATACACTTACCTCTCATAAATACTATGCAAAATTCCTTGTTATTCTTATCAGCAATATCCTCAGGAATAttgacaatgaattccttaaccAAACCCTCATAGCACTGAGAGAACCCAACCACAGTCTTCATCAACCCATCAGTCTTTattaggtccatgacctccttgacTTCAACAACATCCTTTCCTAACTCCCTTTCCACAACCACCCttctttgaatcacaaatttccatttggcagctccatcctcaagatggaaagagatgttATCCAAATGTACAACAATAACTTTCATAGGGGACTTTCTCACAATGGTCTTCTTCacaggagagatgtcagggacatcttcctcaacatcctcttcagactcagaaacttctctaaccttcctcttcttcacttcaaccttgctccaagatttggaaGGACCAACACCAGCAGTCTTCTTTGTTGTTCTAGCTGCCATCAGTTCAGCCACAACTCTTCCTTTTCTGGTCTTCATACGCTTGGCCACACTTggctttaagtgatgaagtaAGTTGTCCTCTTGATCATAAgacctatcatcctctaggtcaatcacatCATTTTCAACATCATGCTTCTCAGAATGGGAAGCATTGGCAGTTTTAGATGCCACAGATTTTCCTTTACCAGACACAGTTTGCCCTagagagcacaaaccttcagcagcCACGTCCTTCTCAGATCTAGAGGAATCATCACCCTTCTCACTATGATGTTCAACCTCAGGAAAGGGGTACATTTTAGACAGGGGGTAGAGACTCCCTTCacagaatgtccttcattaaggattctagtgactaggtttcttatgacacgatcaaTGTGGTGTATATCTTCCTTAGAAATAGTGGCATGAGTTGAGCTAGAAGGGATACTAGAGATGTTACCTTGGTTGGGGAATGCAGAAGTTGAggcatccatgggatggtttaAATCAAGGGCTTCGCAGGGAATAACAGATAGAGGAACCACATCCAAAATCTCATCATCGTGAGTGTCCATGGAAGGAGCGCTAGCCTTGTGAGTAGACTTAGTAGTTTTTGAAGCAAAAGTagtttgatgttgtgacattttgaCGTTTCTATGGAAAATTTtcagttgccctagcagaggaGTATGAGGAAGAAGCAGGAAGTTGGAAGAGTTGAAGTAAGTAGTGAGATTGTGGGGGTAAcgtgtgaaaaggtaatagatggtatttcccaaactaggtgatgatttaccataaaggGGGCGCTTTATTTTAAGAAAATAGACAATAAATTGATTACTTTTTCCATTCtatattaattgctacaaattttcataaatgcaaatccctaatttccctctcaggaattcaaattgatttgcatccaaggcctttataaaaatatcagctaactgcatctcagtagcaacatgctctagggctacaattttatcctccacgagttctctaataaaatggtgacggatatcaatatgttttatcctgttgtgctgaataggattcttagaaatgtttatagcactcaggttgtcacagtacaatgtcatgacatcttgtgtgacattgtattcagtcagcatttgtttcatccacaccagttgagagcaactacttccagctgctatgtattcagcttcagtagtagacagagacacacaattttgcttcttactaaaccatgatattaaattgttccccaagaagaagcatccttctgatgtgcttttcctatcatcagcacttccaacccaatcagcatcacaatatccagacaACACAGATTCAGATCAATGAGTGTAgagcatcccatagtcactagtgccattgacatatttcaggatccttttcacttggtttatgtgactcacctttggttcaacttgatatctagcacatacacctacaacaaaagcaatgtcaggtctgcttgctgtgagatatagcagactccctatcatgcttctgtagagactttgatccacactgacaccattttcatctttggacactttcagatgagtaggagcaaGTGTCCTCTTATGGCttgcattttccatgccaaacttcttaacaatatttttggcatatttactttgagatagaaagatagaatcttccatctgcttgacttgcaggccaagaaaataggttagttctccaacaaggctcatttcaaattcagactgcatttgctcaacaaaatgttgagccatcttacttgacatcccaccaaacataatatcatccacatatatctgagccaccatgagctttccaccttcatctttgacaaataaagtcttatcaatgcctcccttcctgtatccattgtca is a window of Lathyrus oleraceus cultivar Zhongwan6 chromosome 6, CAAS_Psat_ZW6_1.0, whole genome shotgun sequence DNA encoding:
- the LOC127094023 gene encoding uncharacterized protein LOC127094023 yields the protein MDFITHLPSSHVKTVIWVIVDRFSKYAHFLPLPPKFTAASITLIFIAEIYKLHGMPKSIVSDRDRVFTSRFWKELFKISGVDELLSQRLSMLNIIKENLTKAQLHMRSQADSHRQERTFTEGEWVWLKLQPYRQSSLRDRTSPKLAKRFFGPYQIKRVIGTIAYELMLPPKSRVHPVFHVSKLKSFHGSPPLNTPSLDIAVTGTMVQLQPSQVLGRRTIHSPIGPITQLLVQWVGLPALEATWEDYTTLVQNYPNLNLEDKVLSDGVDNDTNLQGPISTIGPNDSGPQSTRGKRVRKEPKWLEEYSRK